The Gadus morhua chromosome 16, gadMor3.0, whole genome shotgun sequence DNA window CAGTTACAGTTGAACGATCGCCATGcaatttctaacaaattacactcaaattcTAGCTCTTGAATCTCGCCTTCAGCTGCTTTCGGGACGCACCTCTCTGAAGCCCCATTGGATTAGAGATTCCGCTCAATGGCCAAACGGTCCTAATGAACAGCGATACAGTCTCCTAGATATACAAAAGCAGCCAGTGCTATTGTAATTCTTCCTGGATCACTGGTGCCTAAGGAGCGCTGTGAGAGCCTCTTTTTCTGAGCCTCTGCCAATTAGGGCAGACAGCGGAACGGCTGCTCGCCTACTACTCTGGCCTCCTGCTCGCCTGGCTCGTCTCTGACTGGCTGCTTCCCACTCtcagagggggtgtgtgtggagtttgTTAAGTGATTTAGGGAACCGGTGGGAGCTAGGAAGCATGAATAGGGCGACCCATCAGTCTACTCCTCATGGGTTACGATGAAGGCCGAATGGTAAACGGCACTCCTCAAGCTACTGTTAAAATTGCTTGTTGTGTCACGTTGCCACATCTAACCACTGGCACAAGTTCACACAACAGCAATAGGGCTTGATAGAACCATGCAGAGTGTGGTAGCAGAATCGAGTTTTCAGTTGTTAACGTTTGAGAAACCAACTTCCATCATCCTTTTTTGTGTCAGGGTCATGTGGCAGCTGCTACTCCTTTGCCGCCATGGGGATGCTGGAGGCTCGCATCAGAGTCCTCACCAACAACAGCCAGACCCCGATCCTGAGCCCCCAGCAGGTGGTCTCCTGCTCCCCCTACTCTCAAGGTAAGAATGCTGTGCAGACTCTCATCAACCAAAGATTCAGTATCTCTTTTACTAGGGAGTCCTGACCAAGACAGCAGCATATAGTTCCACATAAAATATACATTCAAAAACAGACAACATAAAACAGAAAAAGACAATTGGCAATTTAACATCAACTCAACATGATCACCAGCAACGTTCAATATTAGCATATTTGTTACAAATCTTAGTGCTGCATGGTATACTGAATCCAGCATTTTCTGAGAAGATTGGTTCGAATGCAAGTATAAAATATCACCATAATCCAGTATTGACAGAAAAGTTATTTGGATAATTCTTTAACTCACACTTGAAGGGAAACAGCATTTCTTTCTATAATAAAAACCCAAATTTACTTTTCTTCTAAGAAGAAACCAAGATATTTGTAGAATGGAACTCGTTCAATTACTCTTATCTAGTGTAACAATCGGACAAACATCTGTTTTCCTTGATTTTGAGCACATAATTTTAGTTTTGTCAGAGTTTAGTACAAGTCTCAATTTGTGGAGATTCTCCTGAATAGTATTAAAAGTGTTAGGGTtgtgggtgcaggcaggcaggtaggacccagatgcAGACGGTTTAGGGAAAACTGCACTTTATTTCCGCCgaaaggctaaggcaaggagcaagggaacacaggtaacCACAGAGAACACGTAGGAccaacaaaccacaatgacgGCACGAGggacaaaggaaagacaagggcttaaataacaaacacaagacacgcaacgaggaacagctgagacacattaggggagggagcagtaatcaacacaggagggaaacgcAGGGAAatacaccaaaacacgacacagaccatgacagtaccccccccttaagggtcgactcccaggcgacccacaacaagcagaaaaaaacacgaagaaagtcaaacccaaatagggtgggtggaggggagccaggaggggggaatcaaaataaataaataaatggactggggcagagcggaggggtgtcaggcgggcggccagaaaactgccccagggcatggcagggagcctcaggcggacggcctggggggcaagcagaggcagagtgaaggcggaacccttcaggaggccggcggcaaggacgatgagggctcagtccctcaggaggccTGCAGCGGCAAAGAAATCTGAAGGCCGGCAGCGgcgaaggcggaacccttcaggaggccgggtCCCCacaggaggaaggcgaggtagagggcgggtcccctctggaggaaggcgaggtagagggcgggtcccccctggaggaaggcgaggaagagggcgggtcccctctggaggaaggccaggcagagggcggagcccctctggaaggcgggacccctcaggaaggcaaggtagagggctggtcccctctggaggaaggccaggtagagggcggaccccctctggaaggcgggacccctcaggaaggcaaggtagagggcgtgTCCCCTCTGGAGAAGAGGGCGTGCCCCTTCCAAAAGGtttggaaggcgggacccctctggaaggccttGAAGAGGGACCCCCCTCGGGAAGGATTGGAGGGAGGGCCCcgtcaggcaggagcggagggcgtgcctcccctggacggtctggagggcgggccccctccggcaggagcagaggccggtccccctctggaaggagcaggaggcgggCCCCCTCTGGAAGTAGcagagggcgggccccctctGGAAGTAGcagagggcgggccccctctggaaggagcagagggcgggccccctcaggcaggagcggagggcatgcctcccctggacggtctggagggcgggccccctccgGCAGGAGCGCAGGGCGGACCTCCTCAGGCAGGAGCGCAGGGCGGACCTCCTCAGACAGGCGAAGAGGccgtccccctctggaaggcgaggaGTGGGCACTTGCCGAGGTTGAGGCAGAGCAATACAAAACGGTGTCACCCGCATAAAAATGACACTTTGCTTTGGTTACATTGTGACACAAGTCATTTATATAAATAGTTAATAAAATGGGACCCAAAatggacccctgggggacaccattTTGTAAAAGACCTGTCATGGTCtgtgtcgtgttttggtgtatttccctgtgttgattactgctccatcccctaatgtgtcttagctgttcctcgttgcgtgtcttgtgtttgtttcttaagcccttgtctttcctttgttcctcgtgctgtcattgtggtgaCCTTTGACAGATCCAAGAATAGCGCAGCACAATATTCTTTAGAATCAATTGCACATATGAAATCATTCAAGACTTTCATAGTGACAGTGCTGTGCTTTTTACGAAAACCTAACTGCAAATCATTTAAGATGTCATTTGTTGCTGAGATTTAGAGAACATTAATTAAGAAATTACTTACTTTCTGTGTGCTGTTTTTTGTGCCCTTTGCTTCgttgcaatgtttttttctcctctaAGGTTGTGAGGGCGGTTTCCCGTACCTCATGGGGAAGTACGTCCAGGACTTCGGCATCGTGGAGGAGTCGTGCCTGCCCTACGTGGGCGACAGCACCCCGTGCCGGATCCCCCGGTCCTGCGGCCGGCTTTACACGGCGGAGTACAGCTACGTGGGGGGGTTCTACGGAGGCTGCAGCGAGACAGCCATGATGCAGGAGCTGGTGAAGAACGGCCCCATGGCCGTGTCCTTCGAGGTAAGCACACATATATGGCGTTTTTCAGTTGCAGTGGACCATTAATAATTGCTTGCTaatgtcatggtctgtctgtttccttgtcttgtgtTTCcagttttactttggtatctgtcttgtttctccccatgtcaggtttcccgcctgtgtgattactgctccctcccctaatgtgtctcagctgttactcgttgcgtgcccggtgtgtgtttggtatttaagcccttgtatttcctttgttccttgtcggatcattgtagtttgtggtgagttgtgtcctgtgttaCCTGCGTCCCCTGTGTTctcggtgttccttgccttttgcgttaataaatgatcctttacctgaactgtctgggattgggtcctacctgcctgcctgccacccgctaaccttGACAGCCAACTTGTATTACTCAACAAAAAAAGGCCAGATGCACTTAACAGTGTGTCTTAATTTAAACATCTGTGACATCTGGacgtctgtacacacacacacacacacacacacacacacacacacacacacacacacacacacacacacacacacacacacacacacacacacacacacacacacacacacacacacacacacacacacacacacacacacacacacacacacacaaacaaacacccatcTCCATGAttctaaatataaataaacaagccTGGATGAATCAGCGTAATCACCGATCAGCACTGCCGATCGACCCTGTCTCTGACTTGTCGGTTTCCATGGTGATGATgaatccctctcctccccaggtGTACCCCGACTTCAGCTACTACAAGGAGGGCATCTACCACCACACGGGCCTGCTGGACGCCACGGGCCCCTTCGAGTTGACCAACCACGCCGTGCTGCTGGTGGGCTATGGCCGCTGCCCCAAGTGCGGCCAGAACTACTGGGTGGTGAAGAACAGCTGGGGCGACGGCTGGGGCGAGAAGGGCTTCTTCCGCATCCGCCGCGGCTCGGACGAGTGTGCCATCGAGAGCATCGCCGTGGCGGCCACGCCCATCCCGTCACtgtaggggtggaggaggaggaggaagattcAGGGTttagacaggtgtgtgtgtgtgtgtgtgtgtgtgtgtgtgtgtgtgtgtgtgtgtgtgtgtgtgtgtgtgtgtgtgtgtgtgtgtgtgtgtgtgtgtgtgtgtgtgtgtgtgtgtgtgtgtgtcccaaagTAAGATCTTATATTTTTAGTTGCATCAATTTTAACAAGTGTGGCACTCGATATTTGTGTTAaatatttttagttttcttttatcACAGACGCATATGGtagatgttattttctttaccttGACATGTTTCGACGGATATACTTCTTCATCAGAAGGTCACACGGTGTACTAGTGTGACGCGTTCTTATCAGCTGATGTTAACGGAGATGTGATCCACCTGTCAGTTTTTTGACTGGTGAACCACATCTCCTGCTGTCAGTCCGAAGCCCCCCAGGACGGCACTCCAGGTATAGGAGAGCATATATGCTCCCTCATCTCTGTTCATCGTTTTCGGGCTCCGCTTTCTTATTTCAATCGCCTCCTTTATCCAACGGTGGTATCGGTTGTCTTTTATCCTTTGGATAAAGGAGGCGTCACACTAATACACCTGTGTGAGCTTCTGATGAAAACGGAGGTATATCTGTCGAAACATGTCAAGGTCAAGAAAATAACATCTACTAATATATGTTTCTGTGatgaaataaacaataaatatttATCTCAAGTGTAGACACAATGAATGCATACAACTATTGATAGTGTTTTATGTCAGTGtagacttgggggggggggggggggggggggggggtgtaatggAAGGTCGCTAGCAAACATGTAAACGTCTCAGAGCCGTCTCAAACCTTCTCAGGTGCAGCGATCCTACGGTGTTATGTTGTGTGCCAGGGATGAGTCACAGTCCCTTCACACAGCTGGGGAGATGACAATCCATTTCCTTTCAGCCACTGCTGAAGTCTGCCTCAAGCAGAATGCCACCCACTTTTACCAGGGTTCAATATGTTTTAGCTTTTAACCTTTTATTTGTGTTCTTTGTAGATAGTTCATCATTTTTGTGAACTATGAACATTTGTCTTGTCAATCAAATCTGTGGTTGCATTCAAAGGGAGGGAAGGTTGTTTTTCTACCTAGAAGATGCCTCAAAGTCTACGGTAGACCATGGGGCAAGTAATATGTGTTATGCATATTGCTCTCTACAGGACTAACAAGAAGCCACGTGTGTTTGTAGTTCTGCAGGTTGTAGGTGGGAAAAAGGCCTTCtattcaatacaaatatatagcaATGGTCTAAACCTGTCCAACCTTTTTTCGTTTTTAATGGCACGGTAACATTTGATTTTAGTATGGTTTTAAACCTAACGCTATCAAACCGGTTATGTTCATTAGCAGCTCCAGCAATAGTCCAGTGCCTCAAAAAGGGATGCGTAGAGATTTGAAGGATCTCAAATTTAGCATATGAAAGGGATTGGATTGAAAATGAAAAGgtatttgtattgtgttgttGAAGGTATTTTGAGCCAttgcagtttttttttgttatggaaTGAAAGTCATTCTTCCGCCGTTTTTACTCTTCacctctcttgcccatattttaTGAGATACTTAACTTCCCTGATCGTTTTTTCTTGTATTGTACTGTTCAGCTGTGTGATCCACAGTTCTGGTCAAATGCTAATAAACCCTTACATTACACAACAAAAGATTCGGAGTGAAATGTCACATCATGCGGAACCATGCGCGTAGGAGCTGACGACCCAACATTGCTCATGCGTAAAAAGTGAAATATACATCACAAGACAATCGTTGAGAGGTGATTTAATATTCATGCGAGGATGATGCTAcagctccatctctctatcACAATAGCTCTTCTCATTAGTTGCTCAAGGGGCTTTGAATACAATCCTACACTAGCAGCTGCACTCCATAGCGCGCAAGTCACAAGGTCCACTAAACTGCGCACGACTTCCTCTGCCCCAATTCCTCGTGTGGACCGGGGCGTACCTTCGCTTCCCAGAATCAAAGACCAACTGGCCCAGCCATTCCCATTATTTTAGCTTATTtgttaccccctctctctctctcgactttCTAAATAAGATACATTAATGCACAACCCTCGCCCTCTCCGGTCGACATGCAGAACAATCACCATAAGGAACATCTCTATAAGATTCTTGTAATAGGTGACTTGGGGGTCGGGAAGACGAGCATCATCAAGCGCTATGTTCATCACAACTTCAGCCCCAACTACCGCGCCACCATTGGCGTGGACTTCGCCCTCAAAGTGCTCAACTGGGACCAGGAGACGGTGCGCCTCCAACTTTGGGACATCGCAGGTAAAGTAGACCCAGAACTTCCTTATCTCACTGAAACGTTTCAGGACTAATTAATAGCATTTTATCCCCATAAAGAAGATGGATAGTTTGGTTTGGCATCAAATGCATTAGTATAGGTGTTTGGCCTGTATAAATGGTCACATATAAGTATGCTGCTACTTATGTTTGGTAAAGCAAAAACCTTTTCCTTTgacaaaaatgtttttcatCTCAAATGATTTTCCGCTTGATGTAGGCCTAGTGTATACGACTATTTGAATGAAAACATATTAAATAATACATGGGAGCCAGTATTAATTCTCTaccgattgtgtgtgtataatatacacacacatgtataaagAGATATATGTGATTgcatatatacgtatatatatatatatatatatatatatatatatatatatatatatatatatatacgtatgtgatatatgtgcatatatacgtatatctatatatagtatatatatacgtatatgtgattgtttatatttatttatatatttaaaaatatatatgtgattgtatataaatgtgtgtgtatatatatatatatatatatatatatatatatatatatatgtgtgtgttttcattccGATGTTATTTCCATGTCTATCTCTAATCTCTTGtttatacgcacacacataggccgCCATTCCCCTGATGTACACATCACTCTTTTAATTTGAATTGCCATGATAAGAGATGAGATTAAAATTAATTACAGACATGGACAACAAGTCTGGATATTTGTATAGCCTATatacagggggagagagagagactagcaaACTCGTTTGCCTGTTCTCTTTTAAAACGTGGTGAATAGTGAGGGGAGAAATATGCGTTACTATACCACACATAATGATGCTGTAAAGTGCCTACAGGCCACAGTATTATCATCTCACATGAGTGTGGGCTGGCCTTCCAAAGAATCttctgaactctctctctctctctctctctctctctctctctctctctctctctctctctctctctctctctctctctctctctctcgcacaaaGTCATGTGTTTCACGCTCATGTGAAGGAGATTTGTGTCCAGTGCTCCTGTagatatctttatttatttatgtttgacaGGATTATCTGCTTTTACTAACTCTGTTGAGTCCTTTGCAACACTGTTTAAAAAAGATGGCTGGTTAGTATTAGATTAGTTAGACACGGTCACTGTTTAGTAATAACTTGTGGGGTGAAACAATATCTCTCTGACTAAATACAATTGAATATTCAATAATCAAGACATGTTCACCCACTCTGATGTCTGTTCATGTACTGGCTCAGGTGTGTTACAAAATTGACGACATCCATTAGAAAACAACAACCTTTGAATGTAGTCAAACATCACTCTCAAACAATTTCCTTTGGTTCCTGCAGTTTTCTTCCATTTAGCTCCTAACGAGCAGAACAGAAGCGTTGGGCGAAATAAGATCTCCCCCAACTATTCGGATTAAAGGGATGATTTCAAGTTAGCGCTTGCACAAGTTTAAtctaacaaaataaatgaaggagtCTCTGTATTGGAGACTTCCTCCATTTTGGGTAGAACTCCTGGCCTTCGATCTTCTGAACAACCTTTCATCAGATCGACTTCCCACTCGCCGTGTGTATTATCGCTGTGGACCTGAGGCATCCCAGCAGTGAGGGAGAAGTAGGTTGTATGAGCGGTTCTTAAAAAGCTGCAAGCAGTGATACCACAGGCCAGGCATTCGGCCCGCTTCAACCAGGCATGTTTTTAACAGGCACTACACCTTGGAACAATGTTAGCCTGAAGGTAGTTTCTTTTGGTGCATACAGGATGATGCTCTGGTAGAGAGCTCATTCCCCTTTCCAAGATGAGAATATGATGTGATAACCGTATTTAGGAGAATAGTAGCCAATAGTAGACAAAATGGGTGAATGGAGAGAGAATTACGACATGTACGACATGGGATTAGCATATAGGAACTTCTCAGATGTATAGACTTTGTGCTCTCGAGTTGTTAAGGGGCTAACTTGTACTGTAAGCTAGACGGGTCATTATaagaagcatacacacacacagaaaaaaggcCTCAAGGGAATGAAAAGAAGAATTCCAAGTATGTAATCCTGGTACTGGTGGTACCAATCGCTAATCCTGGTGTGTGTgccccttggtgtgtgtgtgtgtgtgtgtgtgtgtgtgcgtgtgcgtgtgtgcatgtgtttgtgtgtgtgtgttcgcctgtgtgtgtgtttgggttcctCACCTGTCATCCAGGCCAGGAGAGGTTTGGCAACATGACCCGTGTGTACTACCGGGAGGCCATGGGAGCCTTTATCGTGTTTGACATGACAAGGCCCGCCTCCTTCGAGGCCATCACCAAATGGAAGGAGGACCTGGACTCTAAACTGATCCTTGCCAATGGTAAAAATGTGGCCACCGTGCTGTTGGCCAATAAGTGTGACCAGGGAAGGGACGCCCTAACCAACAATGGGATAAAAATGGAGCAGTTCTGCCAGGAGAACGGCTTTGTGGGATGGTACGAGACCTCTGCCAAGGTGAGAGGgagtgtgcgcacacacgcgtagatacacgcacacacacgcacacactcactcacttactcacttactcactcacaccaaacacacacacacacacacacacacacacacacacacacacacacacacacacacacacataatcaatgTGCATGTGTACACATGCTCACAAAAACTCTTGTTATGCCTCATGCCTCGTCTAGTGCTTAATCTGGTAAAGGTTGTGCGGTTGTGGCAGGGGCATGCAGAGCATGCAGGTCTCTAATTAATGAACACATTATTCTCACAGCAGTCCCATTAAGGTGAGTAAGATGAGAGTAAGGTGCGGTCCATCTCCTTGTGATCAATGTAACAAATGGATTCAAATGGGCCGCTTAATCTCTGTGGTTTCGTTGATTTCTCTGAGTTGAGATGATCAACTCTTGAGCTAAATAATGGCATGATTAGGCAAATGGACAAAAGACGCATTCTTTCCCAAATCTTTCTCAGTTTACCTCAAGGAGGGCTGTACTTCTTTGTATATGTCAATTTTTTTGCACGGAATGCGGCCCCAGGCTTTGTGATTCAAACGCACAAGAGCTGTCACAGAATGTAGCCAGGTCCCATCAAGGTCTACCCATGGAGCTCATGTTTTGAGACATTCTATCGTTCAAGGACTGTAGCCTCCTCCCTGTTCTTTGTTTACCGGTTGGTTCCTTCTCTTTCCATCGACTTCAATATTATGTTAGAGTTAATGTAGTTGAcacaattcatttatttttatagttCCTTGTGTGGGCCAGAAAAAGAATGTCCAGTCATTCTGTCTCATCTGTTGTTCCATCACTGCTTCATTGTGGGAGTATTCCCTTCTGTCTGCCTCTTATGCTCGCTCCTTTTCACCATAGCTCATTGTCACAGAAATTGACCACTCTATCTTTCTTTTACAGGAAAATATCAACATAGATGAAGCAGCAAACTGCTTGGTGAAGCACATCATCACCAATGAAAATGACATGCTCCAATCAGAAGAGTCCGACACAATCTCCCCCCAATTAGAAAAGAATGGAGGCGGGACCTGTTCCTCTTGCTTTACATCTCAGTAATTTGCTTTTCAAGCAATCATTGTCTCTTGGTTTTTTATCACAAAGAAtagcaaagtgtgtgtgtgtgcatgtgtgtatgtgtgggtgtgtgtgaacgcaTGATCACCCTTTCTGAATCACCCTGTCCTCTTTTAAGCACACATTTCTTCTATTTCTATTTCCACATCCCTCTCCATGTGTGTTCCTCCTTATCTCCACATAGGCTCGACgcccatctccttctcctccttcctcagaCCAATTACAATCCAAAGTGCGAAGCTATGGCCCATCCCAAACAATCCCTCAAAATGGCTCCTCATCCTACCTCATTCAAAGATTAGACCCTTTCTCTAAACGTGGTGTCACACAATCCTTTATTTTAATGTAATCTGCACGTTGATCATCGACACTATGACATTTTGAATAAGGGAGTC harbors:
- the rab38a gene encoding ras-related protein Rab-38, producing MQNNHHKEHLYKILVIGDLGVGKTSIIKRYVHHNFSPNYRATIGVDFALKVLNWDQETVRLQLWDIAGQERFGNMTRVYYREAMGAFIVFDMTRPASFEAITKWKEDLDSKLILANGKNVATVLLANKCDQGRDALTNNGIKMEQFCQENGFVGWYETSAKENINIDEAANCLVKHIITNENDMLQSEESDTISPQLEKNGGGTCSSCFTSQ